One Lactobacillus crispatus DNA segment encodes these proteins:
- the spxB gene encoding pyruvate oxidase: MTKINGSDAMLKVIYDWGIDHIYGFPGGSFDSSMNAIYDFRDKMKFIEVRHEEAGALAASAEYKLTGKLGVCFGSAGPGAAHLFNGLYDAKFDKTPMVAIVANVPTSRQDIDFFQAFDEDKWFLNASVWCRQAKTAEQIPILTDEAIRQAYARKGPAVIIIPKDYGWQKIDDTFRVNKDAHPADNYPAPTKASVEEAVKLLKEAKNPTMYIGLGAKDAGEEVKEFAEKFKTPIMSSYLGKGVVEDKFPAYMGTIGRIGPKAAQEVQSATDLVVWVGNNSPFSVLWFPKDAKVIQIDVDSAKFGKRHSTDVSMLADAKKALRAIIDAGEERSESPLYKAAIADRENWDAWQASFKNSDEMPVRPEPIWDVINKKADDNAIFAIDVGNVNVDSCRLLNLHDDQKWTTSGLHATMGYGAPAALTAATVYPDREVWQLAGDGGFAMMNQELLTMARYNMHILNIVFTNETLGYIQAEQEDESNQPLSGVIIPDNDWAKAAEGMNVKGVTVRTKKEFEDAVDEFKKMDGPMLIDVKYTHEMPYSTELNSLDDPAFVKKYQAEDLKPFSYFAEKYGLEADAATGASQHEESEPEEDPAPDTVSGASQH, translated from the coding sequence ATGACAAAAATTAATGGTTCTGATGCAATGCTTAAAGTTATTTACGATTGGGGAATTGATCATATCTACGGTTTCCCAGGTGGTTCATTCGACTCAAGTATGAACGCTATCTATGACTTTAGAGATAAGATGAAATTTATTGAAGTACGTCACGAAGAAGCTGGTGCTTTAGCTGCTTCTGCAGAATATAAGTTAACTGGTAAGTTGGGTGTATGTTTCGGTTCAGCTGGTCCTGGTGCTGCCCACTTATTCAATGGTTTGTATGATGCTAAGTTTGACAAGACTCCAATGGTAGCAATTGTTGCTAACGTTCCAACTAGCCGTCAAGATATTGACTTCTTCCAAGCTTTTGATGAAGACAAGTGGTTCTTGAACGCTAGTGTTTGGTGCCGCCAAGCTAAGACCGCTGAACAAATTCCAATTTTAACTGATGAAGCTATCCGTCAAGCCTACGCAAGAAAGGGTCCTGCAGTTATCATTATTCCTAAGGACTACGGTTGGCAAAAGATTGATGACACCTTCCGTGTAAACAAGGATGCTCATCCAGCAGACAATTATCCAGCACCAACTAAGGCTTCAGTTGAAGAAGCTGTTAAGCTTTTGAAAGAAGCTAAGAACCCAACCATGTACATTGGTTTAGGTGCAAAGGATGCTGGTGAAGAAGTTAAGGAATTTGCTGAAAAGTTCAAGACCCCTATTATGTCATCATACTTAGGCAAGGGTGTAGTAGAAGACAAATTCCCAGCATACATGGGTACTATCGGCCGTATCGGACCTAAGGCTGCTCAAGAAGTCCAAAGCGCAACTGACTTAGTTGTTTGGGTAGGTAACAACTCACCATTCTCAGTTTTATGGTTCCCTAAGGATGCTAAGGTTATTCAAATTGATGTTGATTCAGCTAAGTTTGGTAAGCGTCACTCAACTGATGTTTCAATGCTTGCAGATGCTAAGAAGGCTTTGAGAGCAATTATTGACGCTGGTGAAGAACGTAGCGAATCACCACTTTACAAGGCTGCTATTGCAGACCGTGAGAACTGGGATGCATGGCAAGCAAGCTTTAAGAACTCAGATGAAATGCCTGTACGTCCTGAACCAATCTGGGATGTTATCAACAAGAAGGCTGATGACAACGCCATCTTTGCTATTGATGTTGGTAACGTTAACGTTGACTCATGCCGTCTTTTGAACTTGCATGATGATCAAAAGTGGACTACTTCAGGCTTGCACGCAACTATGGGTTATGGTGCTCCAGCTGCTCTTACTGCAGCAACTGTTTACCCAGACCGTGAAGTATGGCAATTAGCTGGTGACGGTGGTTTTGCTATGATGAACCAAGAACTTCTTACTATGGCTCGTTACAACATGCATATTTTGAACATCGTCTTCACTAATGAAACTTTGGGTTACATCCAAGCAGAACAAGAAGATGAATCTAACCAACCATTATCTGGTGTTATTATCCCTGATAACGACTGGGCAAAGGCTGCTGAAGGTATGAATGTTAAGGGTGTAACGGTTCGCACCAAGAAGGAATTCGAAGATGCTGTCGACGAATTCAAGAAGATGGACGGTCCAATGTTGATCGACGTCAAGTACACTCACGAAATGCCTTACTCAACTGAATTGAACTCACTTGACGACCCAGCCTTTGTCAAGAAGTATCAAGCTGAAGACTTGAAGCCATTCAGTTACTTTGCAGAAAAGTACGGCTTAGAAGCTGACGCTGCAACAGGTGCATCTCAACATGAAGAATCAGAACCAGAAGAGGATCCTGCTCCTGATACGGTTTCAGGTGCTTCACAACACTAA